AAAAATGAGCGATGGCGACCGCCAATCTAAAATCGACAATCCAAAATCACCCATACCCCCCTAGATTTATGGTTGCGGCGCGAAAATGAGCCGCCCCAGGACGTCGGCGCAAAGCCCAGCAGGCCAAGGGGTTGCAGGCAGCGCAAACCGAACGCGGGTTTTGTTTTTGACAAGGGTAATTATTTTCTGACAAGGGTAATTCGAGGCCATGAAGCCTTGGCCGTTGTCAGTGGTCCCTCGATCAGATTGACGGTGGCAGGCGACGCGAAAGCGTCGCCGATCGATCTTTGAAAAGTTGCCAACGAAGCAAGCGGTCCACGTGCGCAAACGCCCACGGCATCCGCAAGAACTTGTCTCGCGGATGCCGCGGATCGATGAAACGCTTTCTGGGCATGACGCCGCGCGCCCCCCGCCGCTTATTCGACGCGGGTCCGCCGCGTGGTGGTCTTCGCCTCGCGACGGTGAGCTTGGTAATAATTGTGGACTTCGCTGGCCCACTTCTCGTTGCCGAAATCGGGCCAGTGGTCCTTGTCGAAGCCCGGAGCATTGTCGAGTTGGTCCTTCGTCACGTCGAACATGACGAAGAAGTCCTTGTCTTTGGCGTCGTACTGCAGCGCCACCGCGTCATAGGGCACGGCGAAAAACTTGTCGCCGATTCCCAAGAACCCGCCGAACGACAGGGCCAGATAGCGAAGGTTGCCCGAATTCATGGCGATCACGATGTCTTCGACCTTGCCCAGCTTGTCGCCGTTGCCGTTGCGGACGTGCATGCCAACGGCCTCGCTGGCGCGGTGCAGCCGCCAGTTGTGCTCGTTGTGGCCCTTCTTGGGATCGATGTTTCGCCCATCGCTCCGCTCGGTTTGCACATCGCTCCGCTCGGTTTGCAAATCGCTCCGCTCGGTTTGCAAATCGCTCCGCTCGGTGCGGTCTTCCGTGCGCTGGGCCGTTTGGTCGTTGCGGCGTTCGGTGCGAACGCTCACCTTGGTGTCGCCGGCGCGGACGTCGACGCCGTAATGCTTATCGACGGCTTCCATCCAGGCGCGGTCGGCGGCATCAGGCCAATGGTTCTTGTCGAAGCCCGGCGCGTTCTTCAGTTTCTCTTGCGAAACGTCGAACACCACGAAGCTCTTGTTCTTGTCGGCGTCGTGCCGGAATTCGAGCGCTCGCCAGGGAACCGCGAACAGCTTGTCGCCCATTCCCAAGAATCCGCCGAAGGACAGGGCCGCATAGCGAACATGCCCGTGTTCGCCCATGTCGAGCATCAGATCCTTGATCTCGCCCAGGTCCTTTCCCGACGCGTTGCGGACCGTCATGCCACGCACTTTGGTCACGCGCAGTGCCGTGCCCTCGGTCTTTTTATCGATCTTGTGGTCGCGATCGGCGTCATCGCGGTTCCGCGTCGCGGTCGCGGTTTTGTGGCTGTCGTTGGCGGGCTTGTCGGCCGCGACGGCTATTGCCAGCCAGCCAAACACCCCGAAAAACACTGCCACGCTTGTTGCCAGTCGTACTCGCATCGCACTAATCCTCCTCTAGTTGCCCAAGAATATGGAATCCCCGTTGCCCGGTCTTGCAAAAGATGCAACTAACATGCCCCGCTCGTTTCCGCGGCAGCGGGGTGGCGGTTTGTACCTAGGCGCGGTACGATAGGGCGGTTCGCCCGGCAGGGATGCAAACCGCGGAGCCAAAAGGAGTTTTGAACGATGCGCGCTACTACAAAAGTCTCAGGTATGTGGTTGGGCGGCGGAATTGCCATCGGCTTGGCCATCGGAATGCTTTGGCCGCCGACGCAATTGCACGCCGTCGCCACCGATCGCGCCGACAACTTCGCGATCGCCACGGGACCGTTGGACGACGACACGGAAGCCCTGTTTTATCTTGATTTTATGAGCGGCGAGTTGAAAGCCACGGCCCTGAGCCCCATCGCACGCAAGTTTTTTGCCTCGTTTAGCGCCAACGTCGCCCACGACCTGGGTGTCAATCAGGCCAGAAAC
Above is a window of Pirellulales bacterium DNA encoding:
- a CDS encoding PRC-barrel domain-containing protein, whose translation is MRVRLATSVAVFFGVFGWLAIAVAADKPANDSHKTATATRNRDDADRDHKIDKKTEGTALRVTKVRGMTVRNASGKDLGEIKDLMLDMGEHGHVRYAALSFGGFLGMGDKLFAVPWRALEFRHDADKNKSFVVFDVSQEKLKNAPGFDKNHWPDAADRAWMEAVDKHYGVDVRAGDTKVSVRTERRNDQTAQRTEDRTERSDLQTERSDLQTERSDVQTERSDGRNIDPKKGHNEHNWRLHRASEAVGMHVRNGNGDKLGKVEDIVIAMNSGNLRYLALSFGGFLGIGDKFFAVPYDAVALQYDAKDKDFFVMFDVTKDQLDNAPGFDKDHWPDFGNEKWASEVHNYYQAHRREAKTTTRRTRVE